A single region of the Arthrobacter sp. V1I7 genome encodes:
- a CDS encoding MFS transporter, whose amino-acid sequence MAQLVETTSQAARLDLAKMRKIAVASVIGTTVEWYDLFVFGTASALVFNKIFFPSFDPVVGTMLAFGTFASAYIARMVGAIIFGHFGDRLGRKSMLLISLLTMGAATFAIGLLPDYNSIGIMAPLLLLFLRVIQGLALGGEWGGAVLMTVEHAPPSRRGFYGSLVQVGVPAGTLIANVAFLIVASSVSTEALLSWGWRIPFLASALLVAVGIYIRLHIEETPSFQAVKDAGAKAKLPFAALMAKYWKQVILGGVATLSTGSTFTLLVASGVSYGKKELGHSEALMLWVVLAACALCFVLIPFFGQLSDKYGRKPIIYAGVVAEAALAFPMFWLMDTKSVPLLFVAYLAMMTAFAANYGPIATFLAELFGSKVRYSGLSVAYMLSGLLGSAATPFITTWLLGVTHQSSSIAWYIMAAALVSLGALFVLTETRHGNIDAVDMAPADAAEAAAAK is encoded by the coding sequence ATGGCTCAACTGGTAGAAACCACATCCCAAGCCGCTCGGCTGGACCTCGCCAAAATGCGCAAGATCGCCGTCGCGAGCGTCATCGGCACCACCGTCGAGTGGTACGACCTCTTCGTCTTCGGGACAGCCTCCGCGCTGGTCTTCAACAAGATCTTCTTCCCGAGCTTTGACCCCGTCGTCGGCACTATGCTCGCCTTCGGAACCTTCGCGTCCGCCTATATCGCCCGCATGGTGGGTGCCATTATCTTCGGCCACTTCGGGGACCGGCTGGGCCGGAAATCCATGCTGCTGATCTCGCTGCTGACCATGGGCGCCGCCACGTTCGCTATCGGGCTGCTGCCGGACTACAACAGCATCGGCATCATGGCCCCGCTGCTGCTGCTCTTCCTGCGCGTCATCCAGGGTTTGGCCTTGGGCGGCGAATGGGGCGGCGCCGTCCTGATGACGGTGGAGCACGCACCCCCGTCCAGGCGGGGGTTCTACGGATCCCTGGTCCAGGTGGGCGTGCCGGCCGGTACCCTGATCGCCAACGTCGCGTTTCTCATTGTCGCCTCGAGCGTCAGCACCGAAGCCCTCCTCAGTTGGGGTTGGCGCATCCCGTTCCTGGCTTCCGCGCTGCTCGTGGCGGTGGGCATCTACATCCGGCTCCACATCGAGGAAACCCCGTCCTTCCAGGCGGTCAAGGACGCCGGGGCCAAGGCTAAACTGCCGTTCGCCGCCCTCATGGCCAAGTACTGGAAGCAGGTCATTCTGGGCGGTGTCGCAACGCTGTCCACGGGAAGCACCTTTACGCTGCTGGTGGCCTCCGGCGTGTCATATGGCAAGAAGGAACTGGGGCATTCAGAGGCGCTCATGCTCTGGGTCGTCCTGGCCGCCTGTGCCCTGTGTTTTGTCCTGATCCCCTTCTTCGGCCAGCTCTCTGACAAGTACGGCCGCAAGCCGATCATCTACGCGGGCGTAGTCGCCGAGGCCGCTTTGGCTTTCCCGATGTTCTGGCTCATGGACACAAAATCTGTGCCCTTGCTCTTCGTCGCCTACCTGGCAATGATGACCGCCTTCGCCGCCAACTACGGTCCGATCGCAACCTTCCTCGCTGAGCTCTTCGGCTCCAAGGTCCGCTACTCGGGCCTGTCCGTCGCCTACATGCTTTCCGGCCTCCTGGGCAGCGCAGCAACACCGTTCATCACCACCTGGCTGCTGGGCGTGACCCACCAGAGTTCGTCCATCGCGTGGTACATCATGGCCGCCGCCCTGGTCTCGCTCGGCGCCTTGTTCGTCCTGACGGAAACCCGCCACGGCAACATCGACGCCGTCGACATGGCTCCCGCCGACGCGGCCGAAGCGGCGGCAGCCAAATGA
- a CDS encoding RidA family protein, with protein MTVLPTDRPTVLPVGGGIRRIAEIPGGAAAVGPFSQAVVANGFVFTAGQIPAISGLDDQPDTFEDQVRQTLRNLQSVLEAAGSGLEHVVKVNAYLTDPGRLEDYNRVYTEFFATARPARTTVCVSLWGVSLEIECVAVLAGEAVQGTDPGAVAPGAP; from the coding sequence ATGACCGTTCTTCCCACCGATCGTCCCACTGTCCTTCCCGTTGGGGGCGGTATCCGCCGGATCGCGGAGATACCGGGCGGCGCGGCCGCCGTCGGCCCTTTCTCGCAGGCCGTCGTCGCCAACGGCTTCGTGTTCACCGCCGGCCAGATTCCCGCGATCAGCGGGCTGGACGACCAGCCCGATACGTTCGAGGACCAGGTGCGGCAGACGCTGCGCAACCTCCAGTCAGTGCTTGAGGCCGCCGGGTCCGGCCTCGAGCACGTGGTCAAGGTCAACGCCTATCTCACCGATCCCGGCCGGCTGGAGGACTACAACCGGGTCTATACCGAGTTCTTCGCCACTGCCAGGCCGGCGCGGACTACGGTCTGCGTCAGCCTGTGGGGCGTCTCGCTGGAAATCGAGTGCGTGGCCGTACTTGCCGGCGAAGCGGTCCAGGGCACGGATCCGGGCGCGGTCGCACCGGGGGCGCCGTGA
- a CDS encoding RraA family protein → MSTGLVEGLAAVSYPTIGHFLEDGFVDPAIQSLLDGVKMAGPAVTVRISDHDAFAMNRALLELYPGAVLVVDMSGDHRHAPVGAVTAAAATAQGAAGVVVDGVATDLVELRATGLPVFARGTSCLTTKRVHSGGSAVNVPVQCGGVRVNPGDWVLGDDNGVIVLAPQAAADVLGQALASDAAEPALLARIAAGEPLETVLAI, encoded by the coding sequence GTGAGCACCGGCCTGGTCGAGGGGCTGGCTGCCGTCAGTTACCCAACGATCGGGCATTTCCTGGAGGACGGTTTTGTGGATCCGGCCATCCAGTCGCTGCTCGACGGCGTCAAGATGGCCGGGCCAGCCGTCACGGTGCGCATCTCAGATCACGACGCATTCGCCATGAACCGCGCCTTGCTGGAGCTGTATCCCGGCGCTGTGCTGGTCGTGGACATGTCCGGTGACCACCGGCACGCGCCCGTGGGCGCCGTCACCGCCGCGGCGGCCACCGCGCAAGGCGCCGCGGGCGTCGTCGTCGACGGCGTAGCCACCGACCTTGTGGAACTCCGCGCCACCGGCCTGCCGGTCTTCGCCCGCGGAACTTCATGCCTGACCACCAAAAGAGTCCACAGCGGCGGCTCCGCGGTGAACGTCCCGGTGCAGTGCGGCGGCGTCCGGGTCAATCCGGGCGATTGGGTGCTCGGAGACGACAACGGGGTGATTGTCCTGGCCCCGCAAGCCGCGGCCGATGTACTAGGGCAGGCGCTCGCCTCGGACGCCGCCGAACCGGCGCTGCTGGCACGGATCGCCGCCGGCGAGCCGCTGGAAACAGTACTGGCGATCTGA
- a CDS encoding NUDIX hydrolase family protein, with translation MNVRTPDPNPGWLSEDDLFEARGRLPMVYVEAVPVRLDPLGFVNEVGTLLQADEDGNMIRSLVSGRVLYRETIRAALLRHMEKDLGPLAFPQLPISPVPFTVAEYFPAPSHTGFTDDRQHAVALAYIIPVTGECSPRQDALELTWMTPQEVMSSDVQLEFSGGRAALIRQALAFAGVGN, from the coding sequence ATGAACGTTCGCACTCCTGACCCGAATCCCGGCTGGCTCTCCGAAGACGATTTGTTCGAGGCGCGGGGCAGGCTGCCGATGGTCTACGTCGAGGCCGTGCCCGTCAGGCTGGATCCGCTCGGGTTCGTGAACGAAGTCGGTACGCTGCTGCAGGCCGATGAGGACGGCAACATGATCCGGTCCCTCGTCTCCGGCCGCGTGCTCTACCGCGAGACCATCCGCGCCGCGCTCCTGCGCCACATGGAGAAGGACCTCGGCCCGCTGGCGTTCCCGCAACTTCCCATCAGCCCGGTGCCGTTCACGGTCGCCGAATACTTCCCCGCCCCGTCCCACACCGGATTTACCGATGACCGCCAGCACGCCGTCGCGCTGGCGTACATCATCCCCGTCACCGGCGAATGCTCGCCGCGGCAGGACGCCCTCGAGCTCACGTGGATGACGCCCCAGGAAGTAATGAGCTCGGATGTGCAGCTCGAATTCAGCGGCGGCCGGGCGGCGCTGATCCGTCAGGCGCTGGCCTTCGCAGGCGTCGGCAACTGA
- a CDS encoding DUF6707 family protein, whose translation MTHPPASRNYSEQPAGSLQTGHHLLLPDGKRSAEIQRVDVETDDFGTPALVLATLTGGGMLRIAAGSAVSVLDAPEHAAEVPARGDIPDFGVTAREDGAGKPPPRGTSPDVDNGTGRGGAGKEDAAEGATPDPAAETPGAPPAPPAVVVPPLPAGPPAASGPSEADLALIPSPEGTPESVVEAAAAAHPDAVGVQLLAERPVKGINTKSGSCLKDLSDLAHELFILRKDAENALAVADLLNVLPFDGNPGRWASVESALALSSYICRRLGQEERATVYERLLRTPDTMETDPFKARINAKVRQRSLNEPNLYDKEIFRSIDSSNPDAEREWRLLRLEALLFLRAHGGSETIGAQELERRIGNELESVRA comes from the coding sequence ATGACCCACCCGCCAGCCTCCCGGAACTACAGCGAACAGCCGGCTGGATCCCTGCAGACCGGGCACCACCTGCTCCTTCCGGACGGCAAACGCTCCGCTGAGATCCAGCGTGTTGACGTAGAAACGGACGACTTCGGCACCCCCGCGCTGGTTCTCGCGACCCTGACTGGCGGCGGAATGCTGCGGATCGCTGCCGGTTCCGCCGTCTCGGTCCTGGACGCCCCCGAGCACGCGGCCGAGGTTCCCGCCCGCGGTGACATTCCCGACTTCGGGGTTACCGCCCGAGAGGACGGCGCCGGGAAGCCTCCCCCGCGTGGTACCAGCCCCGACGTCGACAACGGCACCGGTCGCGGCGGCGCCGGGAAGGAAGACGCCGCAGAGGGCGCCACGCCGGATCCCGCCGCTGAAACTCCCGGCGCTCCCCCTGCGCCGCCCGCCGTCGTCGTCCCTCCCCTGCCTGCCGGGCCGCCGGCAGCGAGCGGCCCGAGCGAGGCGGACCTGGCACTGATCCCGTCCCCCGAGGGAACACCGGAATCCGTGGTGGAAGCGGCCGCGGCGGCACACCCGGACGCCGTGGGCGTGCAGCTGCTCGCCGAGCGGCCGGTCAAGGGCATTAATACCAAGTCCGGCAGCTGCCTCAAGGACCTCAGCGATCTGGCGCACGAGCTGTTCATCCTCCGCAAGGACGCCGAGAACGCCCTCGCTGTCGCCGACCTGCTCAACGTCCTGCCCTTCGACGGGAACCCCGGACGGTGGGCATCGGTGGAGTCGGCCCTGGCGCTCTCCAGCTACATCTGCCGCAGGCTCGGGCAGGAGGAACGCGCCACCGTGTACGAGAGGCTCCTCCGCACGCCGGACACCATGGAAACGGACCCGTTCAAAGCCCGGATCAACGCCAAGGTGCGGCAGCGCTCGCTCAACGAACCGAATCTGTACGACAAGGAAATCTTCCGCTCGATCGACAGCTCGAATCCGGATGCGGAACGGGAATGGCGCTTGCTGCGGCTGGAGGCGCTGCTGTTCCTGCGCGCGCATGGGGGCTCGGAGACGATCGGGGCACAGGAGCTGGAGCGCCGGATCGGCAACGAACTCGAGTCTGTCCGCGCCTGA
- a CDS encoding SRPBCC domain-containing protein, giving the protein MTNNLSVVINSDAQQVWTMLREPSKVAQWHGWQADDQAAEINEIYFSPNVVEGADHTSLVVDGGDVFTLKPVPTGTEVSVTRAAVDHNSEWAAWDEDITQGWLTFLQQLRFALERHPHGKRRTIFFSVPGTEGSVIEKLGVNDVPAPGEPYSLTLDTGEEISGRVWFRSNHQVGLTVHHYAEHGEGLVIVADQPSIPDIRPDGGSLVIVSTYDLGAHRLEEVRKYWDTWRAENYPTSDPLH; this is encoded by the coding sequence ATGACGAACAATCTGAGCGTTGTGATCAACTCCGACGCGCAGCAGGTCTGGACGATGCTGCGCGAACCGTCCAAGGTGGCACAGTGGCACGGCTGGCAAGCTGATGATCAGGCCGCCGAGATCAATGAGATCTACTTCAGCCCCAATGTGGTCGAAGGCGCGGACCACACCTCCCTCGTGGTCGACGGCGGGGACGTCTTCACGCTGAAACCGGTCCCGACCGGTACCGAGGTCAGCGTCACCCGGGCCGCGGTCGACCACAATTCCGAGTGGGCCGCATGGGATGAGGACATCACCCAGGGCTGGCTGACCTTCCTTCAGCAGCTCCGCTTTGCCCTGGAACGGCATCCCCACGGAAAGCGCCGCACCATCTTCTTCTCCGTTCCCGGCACCGAGGGTTCGGTCATCGAAAAGCTGGGCGTCAACGATGTGCCGGCCCCGGGCGAACCATATTCGCTTACCCTAGACACCGGCGAGGAGATCTCCGGCAGGGTGTGGTTCCGGAGCAACCATCAGGTGGGCCTGACGGTCCACCACTACGCCGAGCACGGCGAGGGACTCGTGATCGTAGCGGACCAGCCGTCCATCCCGGACATCCGGCCCGACGGCGGTTCCCTCGTGATCGTCTCCACCTACGATCTGGGGGCCCACCGGCTGGAGGAAGTTCGGAAGTACTGGGACACATGGCGGGCTGAGAACTACCCCACATCCGACCCGCTGCACTAA
- the tgt gene encoding tRNA guanosine(34) transglycosylase Tgt: protein MPAIPEPAAPPLQPARQSEFSFRVGKRLSESCSPSSAQLAENGGPFLGRTGTITTPHGEIQTPAFIAVGTKATVKSVLPESIAELGAQAVLANAYHLYLQPGAEILDEAGGLGAFMNWRGPTFTDSGGFQVMSLGSGFKKVIDMKTAPVADTAVPDDAVAPGKERLAHVDEEGVWFKSHLNGDRHRFSPEISMNVQHQIGADIMFAFDELTTLQNSRGYQEESLERTRRWAERCITEHFRLTSERAGKPYQALFGVIQGAQYEDLRRKACRDLGAMNFDGFGIGGALEKENLGTIVRWCNEELPENKPRHLLGISEPDDIFTAIENGADTFDCVSPTRVARNSAFYHPTGRYNLSGARYKRDFGPLQEGCDCYACLNYSRAYIHHLFKAKEMVSATLISIHNERFVVKLVDDARLAIEAGNFFEFKAETLAQYYS from the coding sequence GTGCCAGCCATTCCTGAACCAGCCGCGCCGCCGCTCCAGCCCGCCCGGCAATCCGAGTTTTCCTTCCGGGTCGGCAAACGCCTGAGCGAAAGCTGCTCGCCGTCGTCCGCTCAGCTGGCCGAAAACGGCGGGCCGTTCCTGGGCCGCACGGGCACCATCACCACGCCGCACGGAGAGATCCAGACGCCCGCGTTCATCGCGGTGGGCACCAAGGCCACGGTGAAGTCGGTGTTGCCGGAATCCATCGCAGAGCTGGGGGCGCAGGCCGTGCTCGCCAACGCCTACCATCTGTATCTGCAGCCGGGCGCGGAAATCCTGGACGAGGCGGGCGGGCTGGGCGCGTTCATGAACTGGCGGGGCCCCACCTTCACGGATTCCGGCGGGTTCCAGGTGATGAGCCTGGGCTCGGGCTTCAAGAAGGTCATCGATATGAAGACTGCGCCAGTTGCGGATACCGCCGTCCCCGACGACGCCGTGGCACCCGGCAAGGAACGCTTGGCACACGTCGACGAGGAGGGCGTCTGGTTCAAGAGCCACCTCAACGGGGACCGGCACCGTTTCAGCCCCGAGATCTCCATGAACGTCCAGCACCAGATCGGCGCCGACATCATGTTCGCCTTCGACGAGCTGACCACGCTGCAGAACTCCCGCGGCTACCAGGAGGAATCCCTGGAACGGACCCGCCGCTGGGCCGAGCGTTGCATCACGGAACACTTCCGGCTCACGTCGGAGCGCGCCGGCAAACCGTACCAGGCATTGTTCGGCGTGATCCAGGGCGCCCAGTACGAGGACCTGCGGCGCAAGGCCTGCCGGGATCTCGGCGCGATGAACTTCGACGGCTTCGGCATCGGCGGGGCCCTGGAGAAGGAGAACCTGGGCACGATCGTGCGCTGGTGCAACGAGGAGCTGCCGGAGAACAAGCCGCGGCACCTGCTCGGCATCTCCGAACCGGACGACATTTTCACGGCCATCGAAAACGGCGCGGATACCTTCGACTGTGTCTCCCCCACCAGGGTGGCCCGCAATTCGGCCTTCTACCACCCGACCGGGCGGTATAACCTCTCCGGCGCCAGGTACAAGCGCGACTTCGGCCCGCTGCAGGAAGGCTGCGACTGCTACGCCTGCCTGAACTACTCCCGGGCCTACATCCACCACCTGTTCAAGGCCAAGGAGATGGTCTCCGCAACCCTGATCTCGATCCACAACGAGCGCTTCGTCGTAAAGCTGGTCGACGACGCCCGCCTCGCCATCGAGGCCGGCAACTTCTTCGAGTTCAAGGCCGAGACCCTGG